Genomic window (Lewinellaceae bacterium):
TTACAAAGCGGACAGGTAGGCTTGTACGATGGTTTCCTTACCAACACAATCGGGTACAACCAGGATATGCTGGGCCCAACTATTTTGTTGGACAAGGGCCAGGACGTAACGCTGAACGTAGCCAATGAGCTTACTGAAACCACTACGCTTCATTGGCATGGCCTCCATGTATCCGCTGAGAACGACGGTGGACCGCATACGCCTATCGAGGCCGGGCAGGTGTGGTCGCCTACTTTTAAGGTTATGGATAAGGCCGCCACCTATTGGTACCACCCACATTTACATGAGCATACTGAAGAACAGGTTACTATGGGGGCGGCAGGATTCATTATTGTAAGAGATAACGAAGAGGCTCAATTAGAGCTGCCCAGGATTTATGGGGTTGACGATTTCCCTATTGTTATTCAGTCCAGGGCTTTCGATGCCGAAAAACAGTTTTTAACCAATACGGCTTTGGATGATGTGATCTTGTGCAACGGAACATTAGATGCCTATCTCGATGTGCCTGCCCAGGTGGTTCGCCTGCGCTTGCTCAATGGCTCGACAGAGCGGGTTTACAACTTGGGCTTTCAAGGCAATCTCAGTTTTTTTCAAATTGCTACTGATGGCGGCTTGCTCAATGCGCCGGTTTCTCTCACCCGTTTAAGGCTGGCACCGGGGGAAAGAGCAGAGATATTGTTGGATTTGTCAGCACTGCAAGGGTTATCCATAAACCTGTTGAGTTTCAGTTCGGATTTTCCAGCCGGCATTTATGGCGCCGCCAACCCCAGTGTAATGCCGGTGGGAAGCATCCCCGGGTATGATGGTAATCCTTTAAGCGGCAGTGATTTCGATATCCTCCAATTAAATGTTGTCGCACCAACAGCAAATCCTGTTACTTCCATCCCTTCAGTACTTATGGCTAACACCCCATATTCAGAGGCCGATGCCCAGGCTATCCGTAACCTAACCTTCACGCCCACTCAAATGGGCCCTTCCGGAATGGTCAATGGCCCTTTTTTGATCAATGGCGCCGGTTTTGACATAGAGGTGTTCAATTACCAAATCCCGCTTAACAATACGGAAATATGGGAGCTAACCAACATGACTGCCATTGCCCACCCTTTCCACATTCACGATGTCCAGTTTTACATTCTGGACATTAACGGGAATCCGCCGCCGACCAATATGCAAGGCAGAAAGGATGTGGTGCTGGTCCCACCAATGGGCGGTACCGTGCGCTTCATCACCAAATTTGAAGATTTCGCCGATGAGGATACACCATACATGTACCACTGCCACATGCTCAGCCACGAAGATGATGGAATGATGGGGCAGTTTGTGGTATTTGATAATGCGACTGCTGTTAATGAATATGGGAAAAAAACGATTTCCCTATACCCAAACCCCACCTTTGATGTTGTATCCCTCAGCGGGCTTTCTCTCTCAATCATTGAAATATATAACACCTCCGGCCAGCTGCTTGAAACCAGAAAAGTGGCGGATGGCGAGGAGCAATTTAATCTGGCCAATTACCCTGCCGGAGTTTATTACCTTAATATTTCAACAAACGAACATACAAACATGTATCGGATTTTAAAGATGGATTAAAACAGCTGGGAAGAACCCAATCCTATTTGAACCAAAAAATTGAATTAATGAAGTATTTAACCATCTAAAGTAATGATAAAAAAGTGCTGTCAAACAGATGAAAAGCCGTCAAAGGCAAGGAAAGTATATAATGGAATAGTCAACTTGATGATAGCTTTGTTTTTGTTCGGGTTGATCGTTTCAATTTTTATCAATCTATTTCTGTAACTCAAAATTTCAAACCATGAAATCGCTAAAATCAATTGGCGCCCTGGCTTTGTTGTTCAGCTTAGCCTTATTCGCAGGATCCTGCGGAGGTAATAGTAGCCACGACCATGCGGGCCATGATCATGACCCTACTCAAACCGAAGCAACTCACGAGGGCCACGATCATGACGCAGCCCATTCCGAAGCCCACCATGGCGAAGGCAAAGAATATACCTCTGCCTATGTTTGCCCCATGCACTGTGAAGGCAGTGGTAGTGAAGAAGCCGGTACCTGTCCGGTGTGCGGAATGAATTATGTAGCCCAGGCGGAGCATGTCAAGGACGGGCATTCGCATTAATTAAAAACTAAAGCATTGATTACTACTGGGCTTTGGAGGGTCCGACTTCAAATGGAGATATGTCCAAAGTCCAGATTGATTAACTATAATACCAATTTAAGTAATGAAACATTTAAGCTTAATTTTTGGCCTCTGTCTTTTCTTTCTTATGACTTCTCAAATGCAAGCACAGCATGGCCACGGGAGCCATAATCATGACCAAGAAATGAAGAGAGGCGATGTGAAACCGGTAAACGGGGTAACTGCTATTTTCATGGTCTATGGGAAATGTGGAATGTGCGAAAAGAGAATAGAAGGGGCTCTTACGAACGTCGAAGGTGTTCATTCTGCTGATTGGGGCGTGGATACCAAAGTGATGACAATAAAGTACGACGACGAAGCTATTTCACTGGATGAAATTAAAAAGAAGGTGGCTGCTCTTGGCCACGATACCGATGATTTCCGCGCTGAAAAAGAGGTATACGACGGCCTCCCTGGCTGTTGTCAGTATGACCGCCCAAAAAGTTGAGTGGGTGAATGTTTTTTGTAACTGATTTTTTAGTGGCATCGCAGGTAAAGAATATTTCCATATTCTTTACCTGCGACTTAGATAACCGGAATTATCATTTAACTCGTAGATCAAAAAATTGATGATCATGAAAAAGATACTCGTGCCAACCGATTTCTCTTCAAGAGCCAACAATGCTGCAGAAATTGCATTAACCATTGCACAAAAGGCAAATTCACAGATTGACTTCGTTCACATATTAAATAAGGGTGAGGCAGCTACCCTGTCAGTTGAAATTAGCCAATGGACTCATAATGCGGAAGCGCTCGGGTTAAAAAGCCAATCTTTTCTGATTGAAGGGGGCGGCAGCAAACGTATTATCGAACATGCGCATCAAGGCGCATACGATTTAATTGTTATGGGGTCCCATAAAGTGGACGGCGTTAAAGGGCTGGTAGTGAAAACGAATGCTCAAAAGGTTGTGAAAAAGGCATTGGTTCCGGTATTGGTTATTAAAGAGGGAACGAAGGAATTGAATATTAACAATATTGCCTACGCTTCTAATTTTGAGGAAGATGTACACGATGCCTGGCTAAAAGTCATTGCCATTGCCGACTTATTTGAAGCGGACATCCACCTCCTTTATGTCAATGAACCGGAATTCTTCAAAGAAACAGGGTACACGGAAGAAAAAATGCAGGCATTCCTGGAAAAGTGCCCCAGAGGTACCTGCTCAAAAAATATTTATAACGCCGGATATCCGGAAAGGGGGATACTTCAGTTCGCAGAAGAAAAAAACATGGATCTCATTGCCTTAATTACCCACGGACAACGTGGCGGCCTTAGAAAATGGGATACTAGTTTAACCGAATGGATTGTAAAGAGAGGAGATAAACCTGTTTTGAGCGTGAATATTAATGTCGATTAAATTTCAGGACGGCAAATGGTTATTAATTTTCTGAAATGATGTATAAGCCACTATTAAGGACAGTATTGCTTTTTAGCCTTATTTCGTGTCAAAATAATCCTGATTCCAGCAATGCCGGCGCCATTTCATTTTATGAAATCCCCTCTCCGGTGGTGGAAGGAGGCGAACCGAATCTTTTCGTCTCAGAGGCCGGGCAGGTTTATCTTTCCTGGGTAGAATACCTGAACGACACCACCGACGCTTTGTTATTTTCCCGGCTGGAAAATGCTCAATGGAGCCAACCGCTGGAGGTAGCCCGAGGCAGCGATTGGTTCGTCAATTGGGCAGATTTCCCTTCGTTGGTGGCCTATAAAGATGAGGAACAGTCATTGGCCGCACATTGGCTGCAAAAAAGCGCAACGGGCACGTATGACTATGACGTTCGCATTGCTCAATCTTTTGATGGTGGGAAAACCTGGGGCCCATCTTTTATTCCCCACCGGGACGGCATTGCCGCCGAGCATGGTTTTGTGAGCATGTTGCCCCTTCCCGATGGAAGAATATTTGCAACCTGGCTGGATGGCAGAAATACAAAAAATGAAGAACACGGAGGTTCGGAGCATGGACATCAGGGCGCTATGGCTCTTCGGGCCGCCATCTTTGACAAAGAAGGCAACCTTTACGAGGAAACGGAATTAGACGGCCGGGTTTGTGACTGCTGCCAGACGAGTGCCGCCATGACCGACGAAGGGCTTATCGTAGCCTATCGCGACCGCTCTGAAAATGAAATACGAGACATTGCCATCGTACGGCAGTCCAATGGAAAATGGATGTCCCCCTCATTGGTTTTTCCGGACAACTGGCAGATCACCGGTTGCCCGGTAAACGGGCCTTCCATAAAGGCGGAGGGTAAGACAGTGGCCCTTGCCTGGTTCAGCATGCCCGATGAAAAACCTCAGGTAAAAGTTGCCTTTTCAAACAATAGCGGCGCGGCCTTTTCGGCTCCGATCCGGATGGATGACGGCAACCCTTTGGGGCGGGTGGATGTCGTGCTGCTTTCTGAAAAAGAGGCTTTGGTGACCTGGTTGGAGGAAACGGAAGATGGTGCAGCTATCAAGGCGGCTAAAGTAGGCCCAGAGGGTAAACAAGGGGAAAGCTTTCTAGTGGCCGATTCCGATGCCTCCCGGCAGAGTGGTTTTCCAAGGATGGCAAAGTATAACGGCCAGGTTGTTTTTGCCTGGACGCATGTGGATAGTGTGACGACAGTAAAAACGGTATTGATAAGGATGAAATAGAAAGCTGCCCGCGAGAGGAGGCCGGAAAAAGAGGTTCATAAAGCACTGATTATTAGCCAAAAAAAGGCTCATAGCTCGCCCTTAAGATGACGAAAGTCATTGATTATGTATGGTTTAATTGCTAACTTGCGCTGAGTTGCGTTATTGTTGCGACAACATTTTAGATTACATGTTCAAAGCTATTATCCATATTGCCGTTGCTTTTTCGGTATTCTTTAGCTCCGGGGGCTTTTGGGTAAACAGCCACTATTGTGAAGATGAATTCGTAAAAACTAGTTTCTTTTTTAGCTTCGGAAGTTGTTGTGCGAAGGAAGCAGCCACCCCATGTTCTGATGAGGGCCACAGCAAAGAGGGCCATGAGGAGGAGGAAGGCTGTTGCCATAATGAATCCAGCTATTATAAACTCGACCAGGACCAGCAAATTCAAATAACCGGAATTGAGGTCACTGAACGTGTGGCCACCTGGAATGCTATAGTTCCGGCTCTCCCTATCAACCTTCCTTCATTTGATAAACATACCTTTCCATATCTTCATTACGTTCCACCGCTGATAGTATATGATCTTCAGGTGCGGTTGCAGTCCTTTTTGTGTTAGCGTTTTCTTTCCTTTTGTTGAGTCGCGTCTTTGGGGGTGCCTCATTCCCTATTTAGTTTTGGGCAGAATTTAAGTTCACGGTTTACAGGCAAATCGTTTGTTAGCAGCCTGTTTTCGCTGGAATTTCAAAGCGTGAATTTATTCCTTAGCCATTACTTATTCTTAGTATTCGCTAACATCAAAAAACTACCCCTCTAAAATGGAAAACTACGAGATCCATGAAATAGCCATAAAAAATATGATCTGCACCAGGTGCCTCAAAGTTGCTCGGCAAAACCTGGAAACCCTGGGAATCGAAGTGCTGGAAATGAAGTTGGGTAGGGTGAAGTTCCGTTTCCCAAAAGGGTCAATCTCTCTTTCGCAGATCGAGGAAACATTGAAGGAAGATGAATTCGAATTTGTGAAAGACAAGGAGGCACAAGGTGCGGAGCTGATAAAATTGGCCCTGATCGAAATGGTCAACGATCTTCCAATAGCCAGGGAGAAAAAACTATCGGAATATCTCGCGGAAAAGTTCCGCAAGGACTACTGGAGCCTGAGTAAGGCCTTTTCCAAAACGGAAGGCATCACCGTTGAAAGGTACTTCATCCTGCTGCGAATAGAAAAGGTGAAGGAACTGATCGAATACGACGAACTGAACTTTTCCGAAATAGCCTATGAACTGGGCTACAACAATATCTATCACCTGTCGGGCCAGTTCCGGCAGGTAACGGGCATGAGCATGAGCGAATACAAACAGCTAAAAAACAAGCCGCGCTCGCCTTTAGACAAGATTTTGTAAACATTAGCCAAAAGAACATAAAGGATTGTGATAAAATGGTTGTAAATTAATGGTTATTAAAGAGTTGTAAAATATTGGCCCACTTCAGCCCTCAAACGTCCGGCCGGCAATTCTTTCAGTATCCTGAGGGTATAGAATGGGTAGATAAAGCCAGTGCATTGATGGTGCCGCAAAAGCTAATTTTTCAATTGCCCTCAATTGAACAGCCTGCTTTTTGCTCAAAAACAACTATTGAAATGAATAAAAAACACCTTTTCTGGATGATAATCGGCTGCACGGTGCCCCTCTTGCTGATATTTTTTGCCCCGGCATTGGGGCTGAGTGAAGGCACCGGCCTGTTCCTGTTCATCCTGGCGATGTTCGCCTGCCATTTATTTATGCCGCACGGCCATGGGCATGGGCAGGCGAGCGGCCAGGGCCATTCTCATAACGAAAAAGAAGAAACTTATGAACGCCATTCACATTAGAAAATTTGGCCTGGCGGTAGGTTTAACCTGGGCCTTGTTGTACCTCGGTTGTGCTGTAGTACTGGTGAGTGTTGGGAAGGAGGCTACGGTATCGTTTTTCAACAGCCTGCTTCATGGCCTGGACACTGCCCCCATCATCCGCATGGATATTCCTTTTTATGAAGTGTGTATCGGGCTGGTGGAAACCTTTATCCTGGGCTGGCTGGTAGGAGCGTGTATTGCCGGGATTTATAATTTCAGTATGCTTAAAAAATAAAAAAACTATGATCAAGAAAAGACATCTCAAGAACAAAGGCCTTTGCAAAGTAACTTTCAGTTTGCCGCTGGAGGCTGTTCAACAGGGCCAGGAGATTCGGGTCGTTGGAGATTTCAATGATTGGAATTGGGAAAAGGGGCTGAGAATGAAAGCGGCTAAAACGGCTTATCAGGCTACCGTTGATCTCGAGGCTGGCAAGGAGTATGAATTCCGTTACCAGATGGGCGACGGGCAATGGGCGAACGACCCCGAAGCTGATGATTATGCCCCTTCTCCGTATGAGGGGGTCCATAATTGCGTGGTATTGACGGAGGTGCCTGATTTGGTTTCCTCTGGCAAAAGCAATGGAGCCTAAATTTTCAGTTTAAAGTACGCTTGGAATGGAATATGCCTGGTTTATTTGGTCATTGATAATACTGGGGGTATGGGGTATTATCTATTGGAGGAAGCCACAATTTCGGGAAGAGATGCGGAAGCTAAGTATCTGGACTATGCCTTTTGGCCTGACGGAGCCATTGTTTGTGCCGGAGTACTGGTCCCCTCCCTCTTTGTTCGGCCTGGCAAGCAAAACCGGATTCGACGTTGAGAGCCTCTTGTTTTCTTTTGCTATCGGGGGGATAGGCGCAGTGCTTTACAGGCTTGTATTCCCGGCAAACCTGAGTGAATTTGAGGAACACGAAAAGCAGCACGCCAGGCACCGGTTGCACCGGGTAATTCTTTTCCTGCCGGTAGCGGTATTCCTGGTGCTGGCGGTTTTTACCAGGTTGAATCACATATACTGCAGCGTGATTGCATTATTTCTGGGAGGGGTGGCGACACTGTATTGCCGCCCCGACCTGAAATCCAAAATCTGGGTAGGTGGCTTGCTGTTTCTGGGGCTTTATGCAGTGTATTTCGGCAGCCTGCTGCTCGTCTTCCCTGATTTCGTTGACAACCACTGGAACCTGGCCGCCCTCACAGGCATCAAGACCATTGGCATCCCCGTTGAAGAGCTGTTCTTTGCTTTCACATTCGGCTTGTATTGGTCGGGCTTGTATGAACACCTTTTCTGGTATCATTTAAAACCTGTTAACAGTTTGTCTCATGCTTAAGCAATGCCCACATAGCACCGTTTGTCTTCCGGCTACCCGCTTGCCACGAATCGTAGTCATCGGGGCAGGCTTCGCCGGCCTCAACCTGATAAAGAAACTGCGCAACAAGCCGGTGCAGATAGTTTTGCTGGACAAAAACAATTTCCACCAGTTCCAGCCATTGCTGTACCAGGTGGCCATTGCCGGGCTGGAACCGGATTCCATCGTGTCACCAATCCGAAAGCTGTTCCAGGGGTATAAAAACCTGGTGTATCGCATGGCGGAAGTAGTGCGGGTTGAACCGGAAACAAACCGGGTATTCACAAACATCGGTTGGATTCGCTACGATTACCTGGTTTTAGCCACAGGCAGCAGGACAAACTACTACGGCTTAAAGGATGTAGAGCGGAATAGCGTAGGCCTTAAGGACATCCGCGACGCCCTCGATATTCGCAGTTGGGTGCTGCATAACCTGGAAGAAGCCGCCATCACCTGTGATCAAAAGGAAAAAGATTCCCTAACCAATTTTGTTATCGTCGGGGGCGGGCCTGCCGGCGTAGAGCTGGCAGGCGCCCTCGCCGAGTTCAGGCGTTACCTCCTGAATAAAGACTATCCGGAGATCGCTACGGAATGGATGAAAATATACCTGGTGGAGGCGGCCGGCCGTTTGTTGCCGGGTATGTCCGAAAAGGCGTCCGAGCATGCGCTGAAAGTATTGAAAACCCTGGATGTTGAGATCGTACTTAACACCTCGGTAACCGCGTATGACGGCGCCAATGTGCAGCTAAGTAACAAAAACAGCCTGGTAGCTCGTATGCTCGCCTGGACAGCCGGAGTGAAAGGTGAGGTTCCTTCCGGTTTGAAAGACGGCGCCCTTGCCAAAGGCAACCGCCTGAAGGTTGATGGCTATAACCGGCTGAAGAATTACGATAACATATTTGCCATTGGAGATGTAGCGGCTATGATCTCTCCGGATAGTGCCCAGGGGCACACTATGGTGGCGCAAGTCGCCATCCAACAGGGGCAACTGCTGGCGGAAAACCTGTTGTATTACATCAAACATGGTGAGTTCAGGAAGGCTTTCCGTTATAAGGATAAAGGCAGCATGTCTGCAATAGGCAAGAAAAATGCAGTGGCCGAGATCGGCGGGGCAATCTGGAAAGGCTGGTTCGCCTGGCTGCTATGGTCAACGGTTCACCTGTTTTCCATAATCGGTTTAAAGAACAAGCTCATGGTTGCCGTCAATTGGATGACGCGCTATTTGACTTATGAAAAAGCCAACCGGCTGATCATCCGGAAATTCAAACCGGCGGGCGAGTCGAAGGGGCCGCCCGGAAAAGACAAACGCCAGAAGGAAATATCCCCTGAAGGTATTCCAAAATAAGAATAGACAACACAAATTATCACTAAAAATAATGATGATGAAAAAAGTAATGTTCTTATCCCTGTTTGCTGCAATCCTTTTAACGACAAGTTGCACCCAGCAAGCAGATGTCAATGCGATGCTGGAGAATGCAGAAACGAAAGACAAAGTGTTTTCAGCCATTCTGGACGACCACGAACTGATGACGGAGTTCATGAACAAAATGAGATCGAACGAACACGCCATGATGATGATGAAAGGAGATCAGAAAATGATGGGCATGATGATGGGCGAAGGCGATATGATGAAAATGATGAAGGACAAACCGGAGATGATGAACAACATGATGGGCGAAATGATGAAGGACGGAAAGATGATGGGAAACATGATGCAGATGATGCAACAGGAAGGCATGATGAGTGAAGAATGCATGCAGTCCTGTATGAAAATGATGAAAGACAAAGGCATGTCTATGGATATGGGCATGACAGGTTCTGAGGAAGGAGGCGGTGGCCATGAATCACAACATTAAAAACCGATGCCATGCATTTCTATGACGGATATCATTTCTGGGGCATGCACCTTTGGTGGTGGGCCTTCTGGATCGTGTTGCTCATCGTGATCTTTGCGACGCCCTGGCTGGCCTCCGGCAGGAGGAGGAGAGAGACAGAGAATCCCCTGGAAATCTTGAAAAAAAGATACGCTTCCGGGGATTTGTCCACCGAAGAATACGAAGAACGCAAGGCGGTGCTCGAGAAGGAGGAAGGCCTGGAAACTTAGCTTTGAAGGCTGCTGGCCTCCTATTTGAACCATAATCTAAATTGGAATGATAAAATATCCAGTGTGCTGCAGGAGGGGTGCATTCGCCCTCCGGGCAGGGTGGTTATATTTTGCATAGCTTCCTGGCGCTACGCAAATTCTTAAACAAAAAAATTATTCTACTATGCACGGAGTAGATTACGGCGGCTACGCCTATGGTTTCTGGACTACCGTCCTGTTTGTCTTCCTGGTTTTTATGTTCATCGTGTTTAGTTATGTCAAACCCAGGGAGAAGTTCGAGTGGCGCTCGATGGGCGTGTTCATCGGTTTCCTGGCGGCGCTTTTCACCGAAATGTATGGCTTCCCCTTAACCATCTACCTGCTGACAAGCTGGCTGGGCAGCAACTATCCGGTCCTGGATCCGTTCTCCCATTCCAGCGGCCACCTGGTGCTGGTATTTTTGGGTTTGTCTCATTCTACCGTCGCCATGTCGGTACTTCATATCATCACCAACGGCATCATCTTCTTCGGTATCTACATCATTTACCTGGGCTGGAAGAAGATATATCATGCCACAGGCGAACAGCTGGTTACAGACGGCATTTACGCGCATATCCGACACCCGCAGTACGTGGGGATGATGCTGATCACGATTGGGTTTCTGATCCAGTGGCCAACGATTATCACGCTGGTTATGTGGCCCATATTGCTGTTCCTGTACTACCGTTTATCGAAATACGAAGAGAAAAAACTGGCGGCACGATTCGGGCAGGAATTTTATGAGTACCAGGCAAAAGTGCCTGCTATAATTCCACAGATTGGCCGGGGAAAGAGGGAAATAAATAAAGTCAGTGAATGATCAAAAGCTCTGAGAAAATGAAAAAACAGGAGGAGGTTAAATCGAAAAGAGGCCCCTTAATTTAATTGAGGAGAGCTGTACCTGGTTATTTTTAAAGATATGCTCATGGAAAGCAGCTCCTCTAATAAAATGGGTTGCTGCAAGGACTTATAAAACGCTAATCATAATAAATACAAAACCATGGAAAAAATAAAAGTAGCCGTGAATGGATACGGCGTTATTGGAAAACGAGTGGCAGATGCCGTAATGCTTCAGCCGGATATGGAATTGATCGGGGTTTGCGATGTGGCCACAGATTGGAGGATGAAAGTCGCCAATACCAGAGATATTCCCATGTATGCCTTCAGTTACGGAGCGGCTGAAAAAATGCGGGAAGCCGGCATTACCGTAACAGGCATTTTAGACGACTTGCTGAAACAAGTGGACATTGTAGTGGATTGCGCGCCCAAAAAGTACGGCGCTCAGAATGCAGAACGGTACCGCCTGGCAGGCGTGAAGTTTATTGTGCAGGGTGGAGAAAGCCACAATACAACCGGGCATTCCTTCGTGGCGGAAGCCAACTATGAAACTGCGATCGGCAGAACTTCAACCCGGGTGGTCTCCTGTAACACCACTTCTATCGTCAGAACCCTTACAGCTCTTAAAAGGGCGGGGTTGCTGAAAAGCGCCAGAGGGACGCTGCTTCGCCGGGCGACCGACCCCTGGGAGAGCCACCTGAACGGCATCATGAATACCCTCGTGCCGGAGAAAGAAATTCCCAGCCACCAGGGGCCTGATGCTCAAAGTGTCGACCCGGAGCTGGATGTGGTCACCGCTGCCGTGAAAGTGCCCGAAACGCTTAGCCACCTCCATTACTGGACCGTGCGGCTTACCAGGCCGGCCAGCAAGGAAGAGGTACTAAATGCTTTCAAAACATCTTCCCGGATTGCGCTTATCAGATATGAAGACGGGCTTTCCGCTAATAATTCGGTCAAGGAATTGATGCTTGACCTGGGCAGGCCGCACGGCGACATGTACGAGGTAGCTGTCTGGGAAGACATGCTGAAGGTGGAAGGAGATGAGCTATTCTATGCCTACCTGGTGGACAACCAGGCGATCGTGGTCCCTGAAAATATTGACGCTATAAGAGCCTTGACAAGAGGCGAATCAAGCGCTGGAAATTCTATTGCAACTACGGATAAAGTACTATTCATTTACTCTGAGTTTTTCTTAAATCCTTATCTGGTATGAAAGAAATAAAAGCATTCATCCGCCCTTTTAAAGCCAAAGAGGTTTGTAAAGCCCTAAGAACCAACGGCTTTTGTTGCATGACGCTCACAGAATGTGAAGGAACCGGGGTGTACACCGACCCGAGCGAGGACTTTCCGACTTTCCAATTCCCTTTTATGCACAGCAAAGTGGTAAAAATAGAGATCGTCTGCCAGGATGTTGATATGGAACCGATCATCAAAATCATACAAAAGAATGGCAAAACCGGACGTTCGGGAGATGGGATCATCTATACAATGGAGGTTCATCAGGTGTATAGAGTGAAAAATGAGCAGACTGGAGTTGAAGCGGTGTGAGTTTTAAAGTGAGAATAAATTTTTGACGATTGAGGCCTCTGGCCGAGAATACCTGGTTTCCCCAGCCCGAAGGGATAAAATGCCGTTGGTAGCCAAGCCTAAAGAGGCGCATAATTTTTTTTAAAAAAAGAAAAAACCATGTGTAATTTCAAAATTTCCTGCGTGTTAATAGCCACCTCTTTCTTGTTTTTTTCCTGTTCTTCGGAAACGGAAGGCAGTTCTGTCAATACAGCCCAACAGGCGGCAACTCAGCAACTATCCCAAAATCAGAAGTTTGAGATAGTTCCAAATGATAAGGTCTGCATGGTGAATGACCGCTTTATGGGAATAGATCAGATTCCGATAGAGGTAGATGGGATAACCTATTATGGTTGCTGTCAGGACTGTGTGAAAAAAATACAGGAAAATTTGGGTGGGGTCAGGTATTCCACAGACCCTGTGTCCGGTGAAAAGGTAGATAAGGCGGCCGCTGTAATCGTCCGGAATAAAGCGGACGGGGCCGTATTCTATTTTCGTTCTGATGTGTCCGCCAGCCAATTTTTAAAGCAGCAGAAGTCC
Coding sequences:
- a CDS encoding P-II family nitrogen regulator codes for the protein MKEIKAFIRPFKAKEVCKALRTNGFCCMTLTECEGTGVYTDPSEDFPTFQFPFMHSKVVKIEIVCQDVDMEPIIKIIQKNGKTGRSGDGIIYTMEVHQVYRVKNEQTGVEAV
- a CDS encoding isoprenylcysteine carboxylmethyltransferase family protein — translated: MHGVDYGGYAYGFWTTVLFVFLVFMFIVFSYVKPREKFEWRSMGVFIGFLAALFTEMYGFPLTIYLLTSWLGSNYPVLDPFSHSSGHLVLVFLGLSHSTVAMSVLHIITNGIIFFGIYIIYLGWKKIYHATGEQLVTDGIYAHIRHPQYVGMMLITIGFLIQWPTIITLVMWPILLFLYYRLSKYEEKKLAARFGQEFYEYQAKVPAIIPQIGRGKREINKVSE
- a CDS encoding type II glyceraldehyde-3-phosphate dehydrogenase; the protein is MEKIKVAVNGYGVIGKRVADAVMLQPDMELIGVCDVATDWRMKVANTRDIPMYAFSYGAAEKMREAGITVTGILDDLLKQVDIVVDCAPKKYGAQNAERYRLAGVKFIVQGGESHNTTGHSFVAEANYETAIGRTSTRVVSCNTTSIVRTLTALKRAGLLKSARGTLLRRATDPWESHLNGIMNTLVPEKEIPSHQGPDAQSVDPELDVVTAAVKVPETLSHLHYWTVRLTRPASKEEVLNAFKTSSRIALIRYEDGLSANNSVKELMLDLGRPHGDMYEVAVWEDMLKVEGDELFYAYLVDNQAIVVPENIDAIRALTRGESSAGNSIATTDKVLFIYSEFFLNPYLV